In a single window of the Nocardioides massiliensis genome:
- a CDS encoding LCP family protein: MPQKATPRHRAEVPRRQRRLRAALIAVVSLALVVGIGVTLVYRKLDGNLSVIDADALIGGDRPDEASVKATHKPLNVLLIGSDSRLGSDIGGDSSGLADTVILLHLSGDRDRAYGVSIPRDLMVERPACTNADSGVEIPASNGLEQFNAAFAYGGPACTMKTVEHMTDVRIHHFVEVNFNGFRDMVDALGGVPICVPEEVNDTYGKIHLRAGSYEADGRQALDYVRTRTAISDNGDVGRMRRQQAFLAAMTNKAVSLGTLVNPVKLYNFLDAATKSIRLDDGLDSPAKLGGLAKQLTDIGLDNVQFLSVPFDWWPEDRNRLILTEDADELWDLLREDEPLSRRLSTDVITAAEPPTKQQPPSGSGEDDPGAGASTTGPEPGAGASTPAQQEREERARENGLCA, translated from the coding sequence GTGCCCCAGAAGGCCACCCCGCGCCACCGCGCCGAGGTCCCCCGCCGTCAGCGGCGGCTGCGTGCTGCCCTGATCGCAGTCGTCTCGCTCGCGTTGGTGGTCGGGATCGGTGTCACCCTCGTCTACCGCAAGCTCGACGGCAACCTCAGCGTGATCGACGCCGACGCCCTCATCGGCGGCGACCGGCCGGACGAGGCCAGCGTCAAGGCCACCCACAAGCCGCTCAACGTGCTGCTGATCGGCTCCGACAGCCGCCTCGGCAGCGACATCGGCGGGGACAGCTCGGGGCTGGCCGACACGGTGATCCTCCTGCACCTGTCCGGCGACCGCGACCGGGCGTACGGCGTGAGCATCCCGCGGGACCTGATGGTCGAGCGTCCCGCCTGCACCAACGCCGACTCCGGTGTCGAGATCCCGGCCTCCAACGGACTGGAGCAGTTCAACGCGGCGTTCGCCTACGGCGGACCCGCGTGCACGATGAAGACGGTCGAGCACATGACCGACGTGCGCATCCACCACTTCGTCGAGGTCAACTTCAACGGCTTCCGCGACATGGTCGACGCGCTCGGCGGCGTGCCGATCTGCGTGCCGGAGGAGGTCAACGACACCTACGGCAAGATCCACCTGCGGGCCGGCTCCTACGAGGCCGACGGGCGCCAGGCCCTCGATTACGTCCGCACGCGCACCGCGATCTCCGACAACGGCGACGTCGGCCGGATGCGGCGTCAGCAGGCCTTCCTCGCGGCGATGACCAACAAGGCGGTCTCGCTCGGCACGCTGGTCAACCCGGTCAAGCTCTACAACTTCCTCGACGCGGCGACCAAGTCGATCCGCCTCGACGACGGCCTCGACTCCCCGGCCAAGCTCGGCGGACTCGCCAAGCAGCTGACCGACATCGGCCTGGACAACGTGCAGTTCCTGTCGGTGCCGTTCGACTGGTGGCCCGAGGACCGCAACCGGCTGATCCTCACCGAGGACGCCGACGAGCTGTGGGACCTGCTGCGCGAGGACGAGCCGCTCAGCCGCCGGCTCAGCACCGACGTGATCACCGCCGCCGAGCCGCCCACGAAGCAGCAGCCCCCGAGCGGCTCCGGCGAGGACGACCCCGGCGCGGGCGCGAGCACGACGGGTCCCGAGCCCGGCGCGGGCGCGAGCACGCCGGCGCAGCAGGAGCGCGAGGAGCGGGCCCGCGAGAACGGCCTGTGCGCCTGA
- the mscL gene encoding large conductance mechanosensitive channel protein MscL has protein sequence MINGFKDFVLKGNLIELAVAFIMATAFAAVVSSFTDTLMGFIGKVGGEPDFARVELFDVNIGVFINALISFLVIAAVVYFFVVTPYEKAMSRFKKEEPEAVKSDDVLLLEEIRDLLARQAGSGTSGI, from the coding sequence ATGATCAACGGCTTCAAGGACTTCGTGCTCAAGGGCAACCTGATCGAGCTGGCGGTGGCGTTCATCATGGCGACCGCATTCGCCGCCGTGGTGAGCTCCTTCACCGACACGCTGATGGGATTCATCGGCAAGGTGGGCGGCGAGCCCGACTTCGCCCGCGTCGAGCTCTTCGACGTCAACATCGGTGTCTTCATCAACGCGCTGATCTCGTTCCTCGTCATCGCGGCGGTCGTCTACTTCTTCGTCGTCACGCCCTACGAGAAGGCGATGTCGCGGTTCAAGAAGGAGGAGCCGGAGGCGGTCAAGTCCGACGACGTGCTCCTGCTGGAGGAGATCCGCGACCTGCTCGCCCGCCAGGCGGGGTCCGGCACCAGCGGGATCTGA
- a CDS encoding NAD-dependent epimerase/dehydratase family protein, producing the protein MKVAVTGATGVLGRAAVRDLVSAGHDVFGLARTAGKAQLLESYDVTPVHADLFDRDSLVAMFTGCDVVLNLATHVPVGSLREKAWREHDRILRWGAATVAEAAEAAGVRRLVQESTSSVYADHGDGWITEDSLLDITAATEPASMAESVAQSFAADVPGGQRTAVILRWGRILGEDPQTRWMLGETRRRRAFTVGHPEAWTPVVHTDDLGGAVLAALEAPGGTYNVNAEPVRRSELLAGLGEALGRPAPGLRRAPLLGDHAEPLRRSLRVCAEHLTAQTGWTPLRPTFDATWFAPLVAAAR; encoded by the coding sequence GTGAAGGTTGCCGTCACCGGTGCCACCGGCGTCCTGGGACGCGCAGCCGTCCGAGACCTCGTGTCCGCCGGCCACGACGTCTTCGGCCTGGCGCGCACCGCGGGCAAGGCCCAGCTGCTGGAGTCCTACGACGTCACGCCGGTCCACGCGGACCTGTTCGACCGCGACTCCCTCGTCGCGATGTTCACCGGCTGCGACGTCGTGCTGAACCTCGCGACCCACGTCCCGGTGGGCTCGCTGCGGGAGAAGGCCTGGCGCGAGCACGACCGGATTCTGCGGTGGGGCGCGGCGACCGTCGCCGAGGCGGCCGAGGCCGCGGGCGTGCGCAGGCTGGTGCAGGAGTCGACCAGCTCGGTGTACGCCGACCACGGCGACGGCTGGATCACCGAGGACTCGCTGCTCGACATCACCGCCGCCACCGAGCCCGCCTCGATGGCCGAGTCCGTCGCCCAGTCGTTCGCTGCCGACGTCCCCGGTGGACAGCGCACCGCGGTCATCCTGCGCTGGGGGCGCATCCTCGGCGAGGACCCGCAGACGCGCTGGATGCTGGGGGAGACGCGTCGTCGTCGTGCGTTCACCGTCGGCCACCCCGAGGCCTGGACGCCGGTCGTGCACACCGACGACCTCGGCGGCGCCGTCCTCGCCGCGCTCGAGGCGCCCGGCGGGACCTACAACGTGAACGCCGAGCCCGTACGCCGCTCCGAGCTGCTGGCCGGTCTCGGCGAGGCCCTCGGGCGGCCGGCGCCGGGACTGCGCCGGGCCCCCCTCCTGGGCGACCATGCCGAGCCGTTGCGGCGATCGTTGCGGGTATGTGCCGAGCACCTCACCGCACAGACCGGCTGGACGCCCCTGCGTCCGACCTTCGACGCGACCTGGTTCGCACCGTTGGTCGCGGCAGCGCGATGA
- a CDS encoding 5-formyltetrahydrofolate cyclo-ligase — MEGTGDGAEASAKTAAKTALRDQLLTARRRRPLAARLADATALRDQLLAAPELRVAPTVAAYVATPDEPGTGPLLDALHELGRRVLLPVLVGDGDLDWAAYAGPDALVARRFGLLEPTTPTLGPDAVATADVVVVPGLACDRRGNRLGRGGGSYDRALARVPRGTFTCVVLHDEEILDAVPTEAHDRPVTAALTPSGISRFPGPLAGP; from the coding sequence GTGGAGGGCACCGGAGACGGCGCGGAGGCGAGCGCGAAGACCGCGGCGAAGACGGCGTTGCGCGACCAGCTGCTGACCGCGCGACGGCGGCGACCGCTGGCGGCCCGGCTGGCCGACGCCACCGCGCTGCGCGACCAGCTCCTGGCCGCACCCGAGCTGCGGGTCGCGCCGACCGTCGCGGCGTACGTCGCCACCCCCGACGAGCCCGGCACCGGTCCGCTGCTCGATGCGCTGCACGAGCTCGGCCGGCGGGTGCTGCTCCCGGTGCTGGTGGGCGACGGCGACCTCGACTGGGCGGCGTACGCCGGTCCGGACGCGCTGGTCGCGCGGCGCTTCGGCCTGCTCGAGCCGACCACGCCGACCCTCGGCCCCGACGCGGTCGCGACCGCCGACGTCGTCGTGGTCCCGGGTCTGGCGTGCGACCGCCGGGGCAACCGGCTCGGGCGTGGTGGCGGCTCCTACGACCGCGCACTGGCGCGGGTGCCCCGGGGCACCTTCACCTGTGTGGTGCTGCACGACGAGGAGATCCTCGACGCGGTGCCCACCGAGGCGCACGACCGCCCGGTCACCGCGGCCCTGACCCCCTCGGGGATCAGTCGCTTCCCTGGGCCCCTGGCTGGGCCCTGA
- a CDS encoding acyltransferase family protein yields the protein MKWTYRPALDGLRSMAALVIILFHAGVEWVPGGFVPLDLFFVLSGYLVTNVILSEIDRKGKLDLGRFYARRVRRLLPAAILTIVGVTLIFLLLTSVVRRLEVIGDAQAALLYYANWHHIMQSTDYFAAEQVSPFLHFWSLSLEEQFYIFFPLLVIFLLKLKSKWALPVGLTVVFLASLASQVYWGRVDEMHAYYGTDARLYQIVAGALLAVAMRSPRFQVSRRWGTVIAVTGFATWVLLIGPWLDLTQSNRGIVAMVACTMLVGGLMINDQQLLSRAVSARIPVYLGTITYAIYLWHWPITLVLQEFIATSPETLAVLVGVLSVAMAAASAELLETPVRTSKLLDGHKWKVVVAGVGTSALIAVFFVPWALEKDRQPSLVANGGANQTTSVQGVAAETAAAEAEDVPSGIDWAAIQADKGADLPCEAEDPTECIVVEGDGPHVLLVGDSHARMLAPMFREIAEEQGWTFSMNVLAGCMWQPDIVNLQSPQARIERCEGIRVGWYDEKLPQLDPDVIVLVSQDRLASKAKMRNLEARDDVREPIERTILRSTRETLDTITQHVDHVVLIEDVLTPDTFRPDECLATATTAVDCVVPLPVDTPGTSAAYITMAQVLDNVSTVNLNNAFCPSAPTCQPVVNGEVVWRDRYHVATDFAVARREEVWKALEGTGAFS from the coding sequence GTGAAGTGGACGTACCGCCCCGCGCTCGACGGGCTCCGGTCGATGGCAGCCCTCGTCATCATCCTCTTCCACGCCGGCGTGGAGTGGGTTCCGGGCGGCTTCGTGCCGCTCGACCTGTTCTTCGTGCTGTCGGGCTACCTGGTCACCAACGTCATCCTGAGCGAGATCGATCGCAAGGGGAAGCTCGACCTCGGTCGGTTCTACGCCCGGCGGGTCCGGCGGCTGCTCCCGGCGGCGATCCTCACCATCGTCGGCGTCACGCTGATCTTCCTCCTCCTCACCTCGGTCGTACGCCGACTCGAGGTGATCGGTGACGCGCAGGCGGCGCTGCTCTACTACGCCAACTGGCACCACATCATGCAGTCCACGGACTACTTCGCCGCGGAGCAGGTCAGTCCGTTCCTGCACTTCTGGAGCCTGTCGCTGGAGGAGCAGTTCTACATCTTCTTCCCGCTCCTGGTGATCTTCCTGCTGAAGCTCAAGTCGAAGTGGGCCCTGCCCGTCGGCCTGACCGTGGTCTTCCTGGCCTCCCTGGCCTCGCAGGTCTACTGGGGCCGCGTCGACGAGATGCACGCCTACTACGGCACCGACGCCCGGCTCTACCAGATCGTGGCCGGCGCGCTGCTCGCCGTCGCGATGCGCTCGCCCCGCTTCCAGGTCTCTCGCCGCTGGGGCACGGTGATCGCCGTGACCGGGTTCGCGACCTGGGTCCTCCTGATCGGGCCGTGGCTGGATCTCACCCAGTCCAACCGCGGCATCGTCGCCATGGTGGCCTGCACCATGCTGGTCGGCGGTCTGATGATCAACGACCAGCAGCTGTTGAGCCGGGCGGTCAGCGCGCGCATCCCCGTCTATCTCGGCACGATCACCTACGCGATCTACCTGTGGCACTGGCCGATCACCCTGGTCCTCCAGGAGTTCATCGCGACGAGCCCCGAGACGCTCGCCGTGCTGGTGGGGGTCCTGTCCGTCGCCATGGCCGCCGCGTCGGCCGAGCTGCTCGAGACACCGGTGCGCACCAGCAAGCTGCTCGACGGGCACAAGTGGAAGGTCGTCGTGGCCGGCGTGGGCACGAGTGCGCTGATCGCGGTGTTCTTCGTCCCGTGGGCGTTGGAGAAGGACCGCCAGCCCTCGCTGGTCGCCAACGGCGGTGCCAACCAGACCACCAGCGTTCAAGGGGTCGCCGCGGAGACCGCTGCGGCCGAGGCGGAGGACGTCCCCTCCGGGATCGACTGGGCCGCGATCCAGGCCGACAAGGGCGCCGACCTCCCGTGCGAGGCCGAGGACCCGACCGAGTGCATCGTGGTCGAGGGCGACGGACCGCACGTCCTGCTCGTCGGTGACAGCCACGCCCGCATGCTGGCGCCGATGTTCCGCGAGATCGCCGAGGAGCAGGGCTGGACGTTCTCGATGAACGTCCTCGCCGGGTGCATGTGGCAGCCTGACATCGTCAACCTGCAGTCCCCGCAGGCACGCATCGAGAGGTGCGAGGGGATCCGCGTCGGCTGGTACGACGAGAAGCTGCCCCAGCTCGACCCCGACGTCATCGTGCTCGTCAGCCAGGACCGCCTGGCGTCGAAGGCGAAGATGCGCAACCTCGAGGCCCGCGACGACGTCCGCGAGCCGATCGAGCGGACCATCCTGCGTTCCACGCGCGAGACGCTGGACACCATCACCCAGCACGTCGACCACGTCGTGCTCATCGAGGACGTCCTCACGCCCGACACCTTCCGGCCCGACGAGTGCCTCGCGACCGCCACCACCGCGGTGGACTGCGTCGTGCCGCTTCCCGTGGACACGCCGGGCACCAGCGCGGCGTACATCACGATGGCGCAGGTCCTCGACAACGTGTCGACGGTCAACCTCAACAACGCCTTCTGCCCGTCGGCGCCGACCTGCCAGCCGGTGGTGAACGGCGAGGTGGTGTGGCGCGACCGCTACCACGTCGCGACCGACTTCGCGGTCGCGCGCCGCGAGGAGGTCTGGAAGGCCCTCGAGGGGACCGGTGCGTTCAGCTGA
- a CDS encoding type 1 glutamine amidotransferase domain-containing protein: MTENAPDSSQNAPLGGRKVAFLVATEGTEQVELTEPWKAVEQAGGQPVLISTESGTIQAFNHLEAADTFDVDVAVGDAATGDYAGLVLPGGVANPDALRMDADAVAFVRSFFDDERPVAAICHAPWTLVEAGVVSGRTLTSFPSLQTDIRNAGGTWVDEEVVVDGLLVTSRKPDDLPAFNAKLVELLS, from the coding sequence ATGACTGAGAACGCGCCCGACAGCAGCCAGAACGCCCCGCTGGGCGGCCGCAAGGTCGCCTTCCTCGTTGCCACCGAGGGCACCGAGCAGGTCGAGCTCACCGAGCCGTGGAAGGCGGTCGAGCAGGCCGGCGGCCAGCCGGTGCTGATCAGCACCGAGTCCGGCACCATCCAAGCCTTCAACCACCTCGAGGCGGCCGACACGTTCGACGTCGACGTCGCGGTCGGTGACGCAGCGACCGGCGACTACGCCGGACTCGTGCTCCCCGGTGGGGTCGCCAACCCTGATGCGCTCCGGATGGACGCAGACGCCGTCGCCTTCGTGCGCAGCTTCTTCGACGACGAGCGCCCGGTCGCCGCGATCTGCCACGCACCCTGGACCCTCGTCGAGGCCGGGGTCGTCTCCGGCCGGACCCTGACGTCGTTCCCGAGCCTGCAGACCGACATCCGCAACGCCGGTGGCACCTGGGTCGACGAGGAGGTCGTCGTCGACGGCCTCCTCGTGACCAGCCGCAAGCCCGACGACCTCCCGGCGTTCAACGCCAAGCTCGTCGAGCTGCTCAGCTGA
- a CDS encoding saccharopine dehydrogenase family protein, translating into MSDRELDILLLGATGFTGALTAEYLAQHAPPGLRWGLAGRNHVKLAAVREKLAAIDSACADLPLVLADTSDPASLDEAARRTRVLATTVGPYQQYGDPVVAACAKAGTDYLDITGEPEFVDRTWLAHHETAVASGARLVHACGFDSIPHDLGARYTVLQLPEDVPITVRGVVRTNAAFSGGTFHSAIGAFARGRQMQQAAKERRAREPRPQGRRSRTVVKRPHRDAELGYWLVPLPTIDPFVIARSGAALERYGPDFRYSHYAGVRRLPVAVGGMVGAAGLLGAAQVPPLRKAILSRIEPGQGPSAQRREKSRFSVDFIGEGGGRTVHTRVSGGDPGYTETAKMLAESALCLALDDNPPTAGQVTTATAMGEHLTRRLIDAQMRFEVLSVS; encoded by the coding sequence GTGTCCGACCGCGAGCTCGACATCCTGCTGCTGGGAGCCACGGGCTTCACCGGCGCGCTGACCGCCGAGTACCTCGCCCAGCACGCCCCGCCCGGCCTGCGCTGGGGCCTGGCCGGCCGCAACCACGTGAAGCTCGCCGCGGTGCGGGAGAAGCTCGCTGCGATCGACTCCGCCTGCGCCGACCTGCCCCTGGTCCTCGCCGACACCTCCGACCCCGCGAGCCTCGACGAGGCAGCGCGGCGTACGCGGGTGCTGGCGACCACGGTGGGGCCCTACCAGCAGTACGGCGATCCGGTCGTCGCCGCCTGCGCGAAGGCCGGCACCGACTATCTCGACATCACCGGCGAGCCGGAGTTCGTGGACCGCACCTGGCTCGCGCACCACGAGACCGCCGTGGCGAGCGGGGCGCGCCTGGTGCACGCGTGTGGGTTCGACTCGATCCCGCACGACCTGGGTGCGCGCTACACCGTGCTCCAGCTGCCCGAGGACGTGCCGATCACGGTGCGCGGCGTGGTCCGCACCAACGCCGCGTTCTCCGGCGGCACCTTCCACTCCGCCATCGGCGCGTTCGCCCGCGGCCGGCAGATGCAGCAGGCGGCCAAGGAGCGTAGGGCCCGCGAGCCGCGGCCGCAGGGGCGGCGCTCCCGGACGGTCGTCAAGCGCCCGCACCGCGACGCGGAGCTCGGCTACTGGCTGGTGCCGCTGCCCACGATCGACCCGTTCGTCATCGCGCGATCCGGGGCGGCCCTGGAGCGCTACGGGCCGGACTTCCGCTACTCGCACTACGCCGGCGTACGGCGACTCCCGGTCGCGGTCGGGGGCATGGTGGGGGCGGCGGGCCTGCTCGGCGCGGCGCAGGTCCCGCCGTTGCGCAAGGCGATCTTGTCGCGCATCGAGCCGGGCCAGGGTCCGTCGGCGCAGCGGCGGGAGAAGTCCCGCTTCAGCGTCGACTTCATCGGCGAGGGTGGCGGCCGCACGGTCCACACCCGGGTGTCGGGGGGCGACCCGGGCTACACCGAGACCGCGAAGATGCTCGCCGAGTCCGCGCTCTGCCTGGCCCTGGACGACAACCCGCCCACCGCCGGGCAGGTCACCACTGCCACGGCGATGGGCGAGCACCTCACACGTCGGCTGATCGACGCGCAGATGAGGTTCGAGGTCCTCTCGGTCAGCTGA
- a CDS encoding FmdB family zinc ribbon protein, whose protein sequence is MPTYQYACTECDHAFEQFQSFSDDSLTVCPQCEGRLRKVFNAVGVVFKGSGFYRTDSRGSSTSTSSDSASTTTSTKDSSSSSGSSTSSSSSSNTPAGTGAA, encoded by the coding sequence GTGCCCACGTACCAGTACGCCTGCACCGAGTGCGACCACGCCTTCGAGCAGTTCCAGAGCTTCAGCGACGACTCGCTGACGGTCTGCCCGCAGTGCGAGGGCCGCCTGCGCAAGGTCTTCAACGCCGTCGGCGTCGTGTTCAAGGGCTCGGGCTTCTACCGCACCGACAGCCGCGGCTCCAGCACGAGCACCAGCAGCGACTCCGCCAGCACGACGACCTCGACGAAGGACTCGTCCAGCTCGTCGGGTTCCTCGACCTCGTCCAGCAGCTCGTCGAACACCCCCGCGGGCACCGGCGCCGCCTGA
- a CDS encoding SAF domain-containing protein, with product MPVRRPRPPAPPSRRWSARARDRWDGLRRAVLLRRRVLAALCVGLAAFAALRAVSPLPPETVTVTVAARDLPAGTVVAAGHLDQRRIDPGLVPHGLLESADLRGRTLATAVRAGEMLTDARAVSPGLLAGYPGSVAVPVRIPDAGSVGLLRVGDRIDVTAADPRGTGGADVVAKDVAVVALPADPGTAPGSGTGFGTGLGGRLVVLATSPPTAQDLAWAGANRHLSFVLSGP from the coding sequence ATGCCCGTACGCCGACCCCGCCCGCCCGCTCCCCCCTCGCGTCGCTGGTCCGCGCGTGCGCGGGACCGCTGGGACGGCCTGCGGCGCGCGGTGCTGCTGCGTCGGCGGGTCCTCGCCGCCCTGTGCGTCGGTCTGGCCGCCTTCGCCGCGCTGCGGGCCGTGAGCCCGCTCCCCCCGGAGACGGTCACCGTCACCGTCGCCGCCCGGGACCTGCCGGCCGGCACCGTGGTGGCGGCCGGCCACCTCGACCAGCGCCGGATCGATCCTGGACTCGTGCCTCACGGCCTGCTCGAGAGCGCGGACCTGCGCGGTCGCACCCTGGCCACGGCGGTGCGGGCGGGCGAGATGCTGACCGACGCCCGCGCGGTCTCGCCCGGCCTGCTGGCCGGCTACCCCGGTTCGGTCGCCGTACCCGTGCGGATCCCCGACGCCGGCAGTGTCGGACTGCTGCGGGTCGGCGACCGCATCGACGTCACCGCTGCCGACCCGCGTGGGACGGGTGGCGCGGACGTCGTCGCGAAGGACGTGGCCGTCGTGGCCCTTCCCGCGGACCCCGGCACCGCACCGGGCAGCGGCACGGGGTTCGGCACGGGGCTGGGCGGACGACTCGTGGTGCTTGCCACCTCACCGCCGACGGCCCAGGATCTTGCGTGGGCGGGAGCCAACCGGCACCTGTCCTTCGTACTCAGCGGACCGTGA
- a CDS encoding penicillin acylase family protein, whose translation MSASPRASRRSGLRWVAYVAGLLVVVLVALTITSVVVVRRPFPQTSGEIDVPGLAADVEVLRDDHGIAQVYADTAEDLFFAQGFVHAQDRFFEMDFRRHVTSGRVAELVGDAGLDTDRYLRTMGWRRIAEQELALLSADTRSYLEAYAAGVNAYVEDTGTGALGLEYVALGLSGLDYTPEPWTPADSVAWLKAMAWDLRGNMTDEIKRVLTARDVGEARAAELWPDYPVDRHRPIVEGGGVIDGVFEARATGPGTRKPARPPLGAEAEQALAGVLRGVEGLPAMIGKGRGVGSNSWVVSGEHTESGLPLLANDPHLGISVPGIWHQMGLHCRTVGPDCPFDVSGFTFSGLPGVVIGHNDQVAWGFTNLGPDVVDLALEKVSGDRVRVGDGWQRMEVRTEEIHVLGRDEPEELVVRTTRNGPLLSDVSQELRDVGESSAVSIKWTALQPGRTADAIFALNQARSWDEFRAAAALFEVPSQNLVYADREGTIGYQAPGRIPQRRAGNDGRTPTEGWLAANDWLPRPIPYDALPNLTDPDDGFIATANQAVVGPDYPYFLTSDWSYGYRSQRIVEVLSEAIADGRKLGTDDMSALHLDSHNGFAPYFVPYLLDVLMPSGYQAAGQELLAGWDFDQPADSAAAAYYNAVWAHTLRLTFHDELSEDVWPDGGDRWFEVMRTLLEEPDSVWWDDVTTDGVIEDRDAILRRAMQDARDDLVRHQARDPENWTWGHHHRMDLVHTPLGESGIGIVEWLFNRGGYEVGGGDSIVNATGWTAPEGYDVDWAPSMRMVVDLADLDASRWINLTGVSGHPFHPHYVDQTDLWVEGKTLPWPFTRDAVDDATEDRLVLRAQPGAQGSD comes from the coding sequence GTGTCCGCCTCCCCTCGTGCCTCACGTCGTTCCGGGTTGCGCTGGGTGGCCTACGTCGCCGGCCTCCTCGTGGTCGTGCTGGTGGCGCTGACGATCACGTCGGTGGTCGTCGTCCGGCGCCCGTTCCCCCAGACCTCCGGCGAGATCGACGTGCCGGGACTCGCGGCCGACGTCGAGGTGTTGCGCGACGACCACGGCATCGCCCAGGTCTACGCCGACACCGCCGAGGACCTGTTCTTCGCGCAGGGGTTCGTGCACGCCCAGGACCGCTTCTTCGAGATGGACTTCCGCCGGCACGTGACCTCAGGCCGGGTCGCGGAGCTGGTCGGCGACGCCGGGCTCGACACCGACCGCTACCTGCGCACCATGGGTTGGCGCCGCATCGCCGAGCAGGAGCTGGCGCTGCTCTCGGCCGACACGCGCTCCTACCTGGAGGCCTACGCCGCGGGGGTGAACGCCTATGTCGAGGACACCGGCACGGGCGCGCTGGGTCTGGAGTACGTCGCCCTGGGGCTGAGCGGGCTCGACTACACGCCCGAGCCCTGGACGCCGGCCGACTCGGTCGCCTGGCTCAAGGCGATGGCATGGGACCTGCGCGGCAACATGACCGACGAGATCAAGCGGGTCCTGACCGCCCGCGATGTCGGGGAGGCGCGGGCCGCGGAACTGTGGCCGGACTATCCGGTCGACCGGCACCGCCCGATCGTGGAAGGCGGCGGCGTCATCGACGGGGTCTTCGAGGCCCGCGCCACCGGGCCCGGCACGCGCAAGCCCGCCCGTCCGCCGCTCGGCGCCGAGGCGGAGCAGGCGCTCGCCGGCGTCCTGCGCGGTGTCGAGGGGCTGCCGGCGATGATCGGCAAGGGCCGCGGAGTCGGGTCGAACTCCTGGGTGGTGAGCGGCGAGCACACCGAGAGCGGACTGCCGTTGCTGGCCAACGATCCGCACCTCGGCATCTCCGTGCCCGGCATCTGGCACCAGATGGGTCTGCACTGCCGCACCGTCGGTCCGGACTGCCCCTTCGACGTCAGCGGCTTCACCTTCTCCGGCCTGCCGGGTGTCGTGATCGGCCACAACGACCAGGTGGCCTGGGGCTTCACCAACCTCGGCCCCGACGTCGTCGACCTGGCGCTGGAGAAGGTCAGCGGCGACCGGGTCCGGGTGGGCGATGGTTGGCAGCGGATGGAGGTGCGCACCGAGGAGATCCACGTCCTCGGTCGCGACGAGCCCGAGGAGCTCGTGGTCCGTACGACCCGCAACGGACCCCTGCTCTCCGACGTCTCGCAGGAGCTGCGCGACGTCGGCGAGTCGAGTGCGGTGTCGATCAAGTGGACCGCGCTGCAGCCGGGACGCACGGCCGACGCGATCTTCGCGCTCAACCAGGCCCGCAGCTGGGACGAGTTCCGCGCTGCCGCGGCGCTCTTCGAGGTGCCGTCGCAGAACCTCGTCTACGCCGACCGTGAGGGCACCATCGGCTACCAGGCGCCGGGACGGATCCCGCAGCGCCGGGCGGGCAACGACGGTCGGACCCCCACGGAGGGCTGGCTCGCCGCCAACGACTGGCTCCCACGACCGATCCCGTACGACGCCCTTCCCAACCTCACCGACCCCGACGACGGCTTCATCGCCACGGCCAACCAGGCGGTCGTCGGTCCCGACTACCCGTACTTCCTCACCTCCGACTGGTCCTACGGCTACCGCAGCCAGCGCATCGTCGAGGTGTTGAGCGAGGCGATCGCCGACGGTCGCAAGCTCGGCACCGACGACATGAGCGCGCTGCACCTCGACAGCCACAACGGGTTCGCGCCGTACTTCGTGCCCTACCTGCTCGACGTCCTCATGCCGTCGGGCTACCAGGCCGCGGGCCAGGAGCTGCTCGCCGGTTGGGACTTCGACCAGCCGGCCGACTCGGCCGCAGCGGCCTACTACAACGCGGTCTGGGCGCACACCCTGCGGCTGACGTTCCACGACGAGCTGAGCGAGGACGTCTGGCCGGACGGGGGCGACCGGTGGTTCGAGGTCATGCGCACGCTGCTCGAGGAGCCGGACTCGGTCTGGTGGGACGACGTCACCACCGACGGGGTCATCGAGGACCGTGACGCCATCCTGCGCCGGGCGATGCAGGACGCCCGCGACGACCTCGTCCGCCACCAGGCGCGCGACCCCGAGAACTGGACCTGGGGTCACCACCACCGGATGGACCTGGTCCACACGCCGCTGGGGGAGTCCGGCATCGGCATCGTGGAGTGGTTGTTCAACCGTGGTGGCTACGAGGTCGGGGGCGGCGACTCGATCGTCAACGCGACCGGGTGGACCGCGCCGGAGGGCTACGACGTCGACTGGGCGCCGTCGATGCGGATGGTCGTCGACCTCGCCGACCTCGACGCCTCGCGCTGGATCAACCTCACCGGCGTCTCCGGGCACCCGTTCCATCCCCACTACGTCGACCAGACCGACCTGTGGGTCGAGGGCAAGACGCTGCCGTGGCCGTTCACCCGCGACGCGGTCGACGACGCGACCGAGGACCGGCTCGTGCTCAGGGCCCAGCCAGGGGCCCAGGGAAGCGACTGA